A region of Nitrospirota bacterium DNA encodes the following proteins:
- a CDS encoding outer membrane protein transport protein, producing the protein MRKTDSKWANRIILLVALLAGAGFMTGSAEATNGYFAHGYSIESKALGGAGVALPQSSLDASVNPALMAFVGKRADISLSIFNPNREYTVEGNPSGFPGTFGLEPGTVNSDSSYFLVPAMGANWVLNNTTSVGISVYGNGGMNTDYDKNTFYGTRPTGVDLMQLFVVPTLSVKVAPKHSFGFSPIIAYQSFEVVGLQAFSAFSSKPNDLTNNGHDHAFGLGGRIGYYGELLPSLSVGASYQTKIWTSKFDKYAGLFADQGGFDIPANWTIGIAVKPTPALAFLFDVQKIYYSDIASISNPMMPNLMTTTLGSNGGAGFGWHDMTVYKAGVQWKSSDVWTWRAGYSYGKQPIRSEDVMFNILAPGVIEQHATVGFTRAMSKTQDLSFSLVHAFSKSVSGPNPMEVPSLQELRIKMNQWEATVGYTWKF; encoded by the coding sequence ATGAGGAAGACAGACAGTAAATGGGCTAACCGTATCATTTTGCTCGTGGCTCTTCTGGCAGGGGCAGGCTTTATGACAGGCAGTGCAGAAGCAACAAACGGCTATTTTGCGCATGGATACAGCATTGAGAGCAAGGCACTGGGCGGCGCCGGAGTTGCGTTGCCACAGAGTTCACTTGATGCATCGGTAAACCCTGCGCTGATGGCTTTTGTGGGCAAACGTGCTGATATATCCCTCAGTATTTTTAATCCAAACAGGGAATATACTGTTGAGGGAAATCCTTCCGGCTTTCCGGGAACATTCGGCCTGGAGCCGGGGACGGTCAACAGTGACAGCAGCTATTTTCTTGTTCCTGCCATGGGTGCAAACTGGGTATTAAATAATACTACTTCAGTCGGCATTTCAGTATACGGCAATGGCGGTATGAACACCGACTACGACAAGAACACATTCTATGGGACAAGGCCGACTGGCGTTGATCTGATGCAGTTATTTGTCGTTCCGACTCTTTCGGTAAAAGTAGCGCCGAAGCACTCTTTCGGCTTCAGTCCGATTATCGCCTATCAGAGCTTTGAAGTGGTCGGCCTTCAGGCCTTTAGTGCTTTTTCAAGCAAGCCGAATGATCTTACCAATAACGGTCACGACCATGCTTTTGGATTGGGCGGCAGGATCGGTTACTATGGTGAGCTATTGCCCTCTCTGAGCGTAGGTGCATCATACCAGACAAAGATCTGGACGTCTAAATTTGACAAATATGCCGGGCTCTTTGCTGATCAGGGAGGCTTTGACATTCCGGCGAACTGGACGATCGGTATTGCCGTTAAACCGACTCCGGCATTGGCATTCCTCTTTGACGTTCAGAAGATCTACTACAGTGACATTGCCTCTATCAGCAATCCGATGATGCCGAATTTAATGACAACCACACTGGGCAGTAACGGCGGAGCAGGCTTTGGCTGGCATGACATGACTGTGTACAAGGCAGGCGTACAGTGGAAAAGCAGTGATGTCTGGACATGGAGAGCAGGCTATTCCTATGGCAAGCAGCCTATTCGCAGTGAAGATGTGATGTTTAACATCCTTGCTCCCGGCGTCATAGAGCAGCATGCAACGGTCGGTTTTACAAGAGCCATGTCAAAGACACAGGACCTCAGTTTTTCGCTTGTGCATGCGTTCTCAAAGTCCGTCAGCGGACCTAACCCAATGGAAGTTCCCTCACTGCAGGAATTACGCATAAAGATGAACCAGTGGGAAGCAACGGTAGGATACACCTGGAAATTCTAG
- a CDS encoding site-2 protease family protein, whose amino-acid sequence MRRSPLLNLVLFLLTFASTLVVGAIHAGVDLLKEPQDILRGLPFSLTLLSILLVHEFAHYITSRHHGIDASLPYFIPVPPPLSLFGTLGAFIKMRSAITTKNALMDIGASGPIAGFLVSIVAVVIGLHYSEVHAMPRQTGEMIVLGDSLLFIALSKVVIGSIPDTYEVYLHPVAFAGWIGFFVTSLNLIPAGQLDGGHIAYAVLGERHGSFSKFMIGLLVLLGYFFQGWLVWALLLFFLGTKHPPILFPDMPLDPRRKAVGFIALVIFVLTFIPVPVSIK is encoded by the coding sequence ATGAGGCGATCGCCGCTTCTTAATCTTGTGCTTTTCCTTCTCACATTTGCTTCAACGCTTGTGGTCGGGGCCATCCATGCCGGTGTCGATCTGCTGAAAGAACCTCAGGACATTCTGCGAGGGCTGCCGTTTTCCCTTACGCTGCTTTCGATACTTTTGGTCCATGAGTTTGCTCACTATATAACGTCACGTCATCATGGTATTGATGCATCGCTTCCCTACTTCATACCTGTGCCTCCCCCGCTTTCCCTGTTCGGAACGCTCGGTGCCTTTATCAAAATGCGCTCAGCCATAACCACGAAAAATGCGCTTATGGATATCGGCGCATCAGGGCCGATCGCCGGCTTCCTGGTCTCTATCGTCGCCGTTGTTATTGGTCTGCATTATTCAGAAGTGCATGCAATGCCCCGTCAGACAGGCGAGATGATAGTGTTGGGAGATTCCCTCCTGTTTATCGCGCTGTCAAAGGTCGTCATAGGCTCTATTCCCGATACCTATGAAGTTTACCTGCACCCCGTTGCCTTTGCAGGCTGGATCGGTTTTTTTGTCACTTCACTGAATCTGATCCCGGCCGGTCAGCTTGACGGCGGTCATATTGCGTACGCTGTTTTAGGAGAAAGGCACGGGTCGTTCTCAAAGTTCATGATCGGACTGCTTGTCCTGCTCGGCTATTTTTTTCAGGGCTGGCTGGTATGGGCTTTACTGCTCTTCTTTCTTGGCACAAAGCATCCGCCTATCCTCTTTCCTGATATGCCGCTCGATCCAAGGCGTAAGGCGGTAGGGTTCATTGCACTGGTTATCTTTGTTCTGACCTTTATCCCGGTCCCGGTAAGTATTAAATAG
- the rimO gene encoding 30S ribosomal protein S12 methylthiotransferase RimO, with translation MPKISLVSLGCPKNLVDSENLLMKLASKGLSYTEHSESADLLLINTCGFIDAAKQESIEEILRLAAGKEAGNKKLVVFGCLAKRFGEDLKKEIPEIDVLYGVGDDDKIVDYCASVVPATAPAETNIRLTDTAYAYLKIAEGCDRGCSYCVIPDIRGSFRSRMPEEILKEAEALIRAGRRELIIVAQDITAYGSDLLHYDLSRLLKDIASINGDFWIRLLYLYPTAITDELLETIRSEEKICNYLDIPLQHTEQKILSLMKRGGGSDYYEKLIQKIRDIVPDVALRSTLITGFPQETEKDFAAMLAFVRRVKLDMLGVFTYSREEGSAAYGLKGQVPKHIRMKRRDRIMEAQSAISLERNQRLVGRTFRAIVDEIDDGVGIARIYSQAPEIDGVVFIKGSDFDRHEFVQVRIDQAFDYDLQGTVVA, from the coding sequence GTGCCTAAGATCTCCCTGGTAAGTCTTGGCTGTCCGAAGAACCTTGTCGATTCGGAAAACCTTCTGATGAAGCTTGCCTCAAAGGGTTTATCCTACACGGAACATAGTGAGTCTGCAGACCTCCTGCTGATCAACACCTGTGGATTTATTGATGCGGCAAAACAGGAGTCGATAGAAGAGATACTAAGGCTGGCAGCGGGCAAGGAGGCCGGGAACAAGAAGCTTGTGGTCTTCGGATGCCTTGCCAAGCGCTTTGGCGAAGACCTGAAAAAAGAGATCCCGGAGATCGATGTTCTGTACGGTGTAGGCGATGATGACAAGATCGTTGATTACTGTGCCAGTGTAGTGCCTGCCACTGCTCCTGCAGAAACGAATATTCGGCTCACTGATACGGCCTATGCATATCTCAAGATAGCGGAGGGCTGTGACAGGGGCTGCTCGTACTGTGTTATTCCGGATATCCGCGGCAGCTTCAGGAGCAGAATGCCTGAGGAGATCCTGAAAGAGGCTGAGGCCCTTATCAGGGCAGGGCGGCGTGAACTGATCATTGTTGCCCAGGACATTACAGCCTATGGCAGCGATCTTCTCCATTACGATCTCTCCAGGCTTTTAAAGGATATAGCCTCGATCAACGGAGATTTCTGGATTCGTCTTCTCTATCTCTATCCCACCGCAATTACGGATGAGCTCCTCGAAACGATAAGATCAGAGGAGAAGATCTGCAACTATCTTGATATACCGCTTCAACACACAGAACAGAAGATCCTCAGTCTGATGAAGCGCGGCGGCGGCAGCGACTATTACGAGAAACTGATACAGAAGATCAGGGATATCGTGCCGGATGTGGCACTCAGGAGCACCCTGATCACCGGGTTTCCCCAGGAGACAGAAAAGGATTTTGCAGCCATGCTTGCTTTTGTCCGGCGCGTGAAATTGGACATGCTTGGTGTCTTTACCTATTCGCGGGAAGAGGGAAGTGCTGCTTATGGGCTGAAGGGTCAGGTGCCGAAACATATCCGGATGAAGCGGCGCGACAGGATCATGGAGGCGCAGTCAGCGATCTCTCTTGAAAGGAACCAGAGGCTTGTCGGAAGGACTTTCAGAGCGATTGTGGATGAGATCGATGACGGGGTCGGGATTGCACGGATCTATTCCCAGGCGCCTGAAATAGACGGGGTCGTGTTTATAAAGGGATCAGATTTTGACAGACATGAATTTGTCCAGGTCAGGATCGATCAGGCATTTGACTATGACCTGCAGGGAACTGTTGTTGCATGA
- a CDS encoding DUF2062 domain-containing protein codes for MRGGISISHLRDKFRQILTIRESPHRIALAFSVGVFIGMSPLIGLHTVLGLLVAWAFRLNKFVSIVGIYVTNPWTIVPIYSFGIWIGAKILSLNHIIPDIDWAHLSMKELLHTLGPLLMPFLLGTTVLGSVSALLSYAVVYRTVKKSRA; via the coding sequence CTGCGCGGGGGTATCAGCATTTCTCATCTCAGGGATAAGTTCAGGCAGATCCTCACTATTAGGGAGTCACCGCACAGAATTGCGCTGGCATTTTCTGTCGGCGTATTCATCGGGATGTCCCCGCTTATTGGGCTGCATACCGTCCTCGGTCTTCTGGTGGCATGGGCCTTCAGGCTGAATAAGTTTGTGAGTATTGTCGGCATTTACGTGACCAATCCCTGGACCATTGTACCGATCTATTCGTTTGGCATATGGATCGGCGCTAAGATCCTCTCCCTGAATCATATCATCCCGGATATTGACTGGGCGCATCTGTCCATGAAAGAACTGCTTCACACGCTGGGGCCTCTTCTCATGCCATTTCTCCTGGGTACAACGGTCCTTGGCTCAGTATCTGCGCTGCTGAGTTACGCTGTCGTCTACAGAACGGTGAAGAAGAGCCGTGCCTAA
- the thiL gene encoding thiamine-phosphate kinase, translating to MKLSQAGELSLLEILRKRFGKRFPGVMVGIGDDAAVIKAGKNVLLTTDMMVEGVHFDLSWTTPFQLGFKLVSVNVSDIFAMGGMPQYVLLNFSAHGNSRMNFFDQFFDGIEEALKTYGISLIGGDISSADRIMLSLTAVGSAEKVLKRKGAGIGDGIYVTGPLGDSACGLALLKKIRRTIDFSKSARKGLPVAWDVAAPLLRRHLMPLARDPKKISSTATAMIDISDGLLIDLSRLCRDSGVGARIRAMDIPLSDEMRETSAWLGVPALELALSGGEDYELLFTAPAASAVKAFCIGEITHSGISVIDDKGKKIKVSARGYQHFSSQG from the coding sequence ATGAAACTGTCTCAGGCCGGCGAGCTCTCTCTCCTGGAGATTCTCAGAAAGCGCTTTGGAAAGAGGTTCCCGGGCGTTATGGTCGGCATTGGTGACGATGCCGCTGTGATCAAGGCCGGAAAGAATGTCCTCCTTACCACGGACATGATGGTGGAAGGAGTGCATTTTGACCTTTCCTGGACAACACCCTTTCAGTTAGGTTTTAAGCTGGTTTCCGTAAATGTCAGCGATATCTTTGCCATGGGCGGCATGCCTCAATATGTTCTTCTGAACTTCTCAGCGCACGGAAACAGTCGTATGAATTTTTTTGATCAGTTCTTCGACGGCATTGAGGAAGCGCTGAAAACGTACGGCATAAGCCTTATCGGCGGTGATATATCGTCTGCTGACAGGATCATGCTTTCTCTCACTGCGGTTGGAAGTGCGGAAAAGGTTCTAAAACGGAAAGGGGCCGGGATTGGTGACGGGATCTACGTGACCGGTCCGCTCGGTGATTCAGCATGCGGATTGGCACTATTGAAGAAGATCCGAAGGACGATCGATTTTTCTAAATCCGCAAGAAAGGGACTGCCTGTGGCATGGGATGTTGCCGCTCCGCTGCTGCGGAGGCATCTTATGCCGTTAGCCAGAGATCCGAAAAAAATCTCATCCACTGCCACGGCAATGATCGATATCAGCGACGGTCTTCTGATCGATCTCTCACGGCTCTGCAGGGACAGTGGGGTCGGCGCCAGGATCAGGGCCATGGACATACCTCTTTCAGACGAGATGAGGGAGACATCTGCATGGTTGGGGGTCCCGGCTCTTGAGCTGGCATTGAGCGGCGGCGAGGATTATGAGCTTCTTTTTACGGCCCCCGCAGCTTCTGCGGTAAAAGCTTTTTGTATCGGGGAGATCACGCATTCGGGAATCTCGGTGATTGACGATAAGGGGAAAAAAATAAAAGTCTCTGCGCGGGGGTATCAGCATTTCTCATCTCAGGGATAA
- the lon gene encoding endopeptidase La — MAEKEKDNDKETEIPEIIPVLPVRDIVVFPYMIIPLFVGREMSIKAIEQALAESRMILLLTQRDMSIENPAATDLYESGTVGMIMRMLKLPDGRVKILVQGLSKAKVKKFLRATPYMEAEISKIEDMKPEKVTIEEEAQIRTVKEQLDKAVSYGKTILPDIMVVIENLDEPGRLADLVASNLGLKTEQAQEILELTDPVKKLKRVSDILGHEIELLIVQQKIQSEARGEIDKTQREYFLREQLKAIQKELGDIDERAEEIREFRQKIEEAKMPEKVLKEAEKQLKRIEKMHPDSAEAATIRTYLDWLVEIPWAKSTKDNLDIKAAKKVLNDDHYDLEKVKERILEYLSVRKLKEKMKGPIICFIGPPGVGKTSLGRSIARSLGREFVRMSLGGVRDEAEIRGHRRTYVGALPGRIIQGIKTAGTNNPVFMLDEIDKIGMDYRGDPSSALLEVLDPEQNFAFADHYLSVPFDLSNVMFITTGNLADTIPGPLRDRMEIIYLSGYTTEEKLGIAKKYLLPKQLEEHGLTSTILSITDQALNLLIAQYTREAGVRNLEREIANLCRKVAKRIAEGKERKFIVTAKNLQGFLGVQKYLPEEEMAKDEVGVSTGLAWTEAGGDIIYIEATTMKGRGNLTLTGQLGDVMKESAQAALSYVRSTARSLGIKDDIFSKTDVHIHVPAGAIPKDGPSAGITIATAIASVFNGRPVNKNIAMTGEVTLRGRVLPIGGLKEKTLAAKRMGIMKIILPKRNKKDLEDIPKYIKKDMEFIFAETMDQVLKAALKAKKKS; from the coding sequence ATGGCGGAGAAAGAAAAAGATAACGATAAAGAGACCGAGATCCCGGAGATCATTCCGGTCCTGCCGGTCAGGGATATCGTGGTTTTCCCCTATATGATCATTCCCCTTTTCGTCGGCAGGGAGATGTCCATAAAGGCTATTGAACAGGCCCTTGCCGAAAGCAGGATGATCCTCCTGCTTACACAGAGGGATATGAGCATCGAAAATCCTGCTGCTACCGACCTGTATGAGAGCGGGACGGTCGGCATGATCATGAGGATGCTCAAGCTGCCGGACGGCAGGGTGAAGATCCTGGTGCAGGGCCTCTCAAAGGCAAAGGTGAAGAAGTTTCTTCGCGCAACGCCGTATATGGAAGCTGAGATCTCCAAGATCGAGGATATGAAACCGGAAAAGGTCACTATCGAGGAAGAGGCCCAGATACGAACGGTCAAGGAGCAGCTGGACAAGGCAGTTTCTTACGGCAAGACCATACTCCCTGATATTATGGTCGTGATCGAGAACCTCGACGAGCCGGGAAGGCTCGCAGACCTTGTCGCATCCAACCTTGGCCTGAAAACAGAGCAGGCACAGGAAATACTGGAGCTTACAGATCCGGTAAAGAAACTGAAGCGGGTGAGCGACATTCTCGGCCATGAGATCGAACTGCTGATCGTGCAGCAGAAGATTCAGTCTGAGGCCAGAGGAGAGATCGACAAGACGCAGCGCGAATACTTCCTGAGGGAACAGCTCAAGGCCATACAGAAGGAGCTCGGTGATATTGACGAGCGGGCCGAAGAGATCAGGGAGTTCAGGCAGAAGATTGAAGAAGCAAAAATGCCTGAAAAGGTTCTGAAGGAAGCAGAGAAGCAGCTGAAGAGGATCGAGAAGATGCACCCTGACAGCGCGGAAGCTGCGACGATCAGAACCTATCTGGACTGGCTTGTGGAGATCCCCTGGGCCAAGAGCACCAAGGACAATCTTGACATCAAGGCAGCAAAGAAGGTCCTCAATGACGATCATTATGACCTCGAAAAGGTGAAGGAGAGGATCCTCGAATATCTCAGTGTACGCAAACTCAAGGAGAAGATGAAAGGACCGATCATCTGTTTTATCGGACCTCCCGGCGTCGGAAAGACGTCGTTGGGCAGATCTATTGCCCGCTCATTGGGCAGAGAGTTCGTGCGCATGTCTCTGGGCGGTGTTCGCGACGAGGCGGAGATCCGGGGCCACAGACGCACCTATGTCGGTGCACTGCCGGGAAGGATCATCCAGGGGATCAAGACTGCAGGCACGAACAATCCGGTTTTTATGCTTGATGAGATCGACAAGATCGGTATGGATTATCGCGGAGATCCCTCATCAGCGCTGCTTGAGGTGCTCGACCCTGAGCAGAACTTCGCTTTTGCCGATCATTACCTCTCGGTGCCGTTTGATCTGAGCAATGTCATGTTCATCACAACGGGCAATCTTGCTGATACCATCCCGGGCCCCCTCAGGGACAGGATGGAGATAATATATCTCTCGGGGTATACCACAGAGGAGAAGCTCGGCATTGCAAAAAAATATCTGCTGCCAAAGCAGCTTGAAGAGCATGGTCTAACCAGCACGATCCTCTCGATCACGGACCAGGCGCTGAACCTGCTGATCGCACAGTATACCCGTGAGGCAGGTGTCCGCAATCTTGAGCGTGAGATAGCCAATCTCTGCCGGAAGGTGGCGAAAAGGATCGCTGAAGGCAAAGAAAGGAAGTTTATTGTGACCGCCAAGAATCTTCAGGGCTTTCTCGGTGTGCAGAAGTACCTGCCTGAAGAGGAGATGGCGAAGGACGAGGTCGGCGTCTCGACAGGTCTTGCCTGGACAGAGGCCGGCGGAGACATCATCTATATAGAGGCTACCACCATGAAGGGCAGGGGCAATCTTACGCTTACCGGACAGTTGGGCGATGTCATGAAGGAATCCGCGCAGGCAGCGCTCAGCTATGTCAGGTCAACGGCCAGGTCTCTCGGCATCAAGGATGACATCTTTTCAAAGACCGATGTTCACATTCATGTGCCTGCCGGCGCGATCCCGAAGGACGGTCCTTCCGCCGGTATCACGATAGCTACTGCCATAGCATCTGTTTTTAACGGCAGGCCGGTGAACAAGAATATTGCGATGACCGGCGAAGTGACGCTCAGGGGCAGGGTGCTGCCGATCGGCGGTTTGAAGGAAAAGACCCTGGCAGCCAAGCGCATGGGCATCATGAAGATCATCCTTCCGAAGCGGAACAAGAAGGACCTTGAAGATATCCCGAAGTATATCAAGAAGGACATGGAGTTCATCTTTGCCGAGACCATGGATCAGGTATTGAAAGCGGCTCTCAAGGCCAAGAAAAAATCCTGA
- the galU gene encoding UTP--glucose-1-phosphate uridylyltransferase GalU, protein MSDDIKKAIFPAAGLGTRFLPATKASPKEMLPIVDKPMIQYGIEEAIACEISEFIIITGKHKRNIEDHFDYAFELEDKLKKSGKEKLLEEINRLSEINIAYIRQGYALGLGHAILCAKPFVKDEPFAVILSDDIIPPEETLLPDMIKLYRKLKSPILALERVPTNEVNRYGIISGTKERDNVFRINSLVEKPDPEKAPSNMAIIGRYILTPDIFDILAKARPGKGGEIQLTDAINLLLQKRPVYGYLFEGRRYDAGDKLGYLKATVDFALKNKELAKDFGKYLLEVAKKLKH, encoded by the coding sequence ATGTCTGATGATATAAAAAAGGCGATATTCCCTGCTGCCGGTCTCGGCACGCGGTTTCTGCCTGCAACCAAGGCGTCTCCCAAGGAGATGCTGCCGATCGTGGACAAGCCGATGATCCAATACGGCATTGAAGAGGCGATAGCCTGTGAAATATCCGAATTTATTATCATTACCGGCAAGCATAAGAGAAATATCGAGGACCATTTTGACTATGCCTTTGAGCTTGAGGATAAGCTGAAGAAGAGCGGCAAGGAAAAGCTCCTTGAGGAGATCAACAGACTCAGCGAGATCAATATTGCCTATATCAGGCAGGGGTATGCGCTCGGCCTCGGCCATGCCATCCTCTGCGCCAAGCCCTTTGTAAAGGATGAACCCTTTGCCGTCATTCTGAGCGATGATATCATCCCTCCTGAAGAGACGCTGCTTCCCGACATGATCAAACTATACCGGAAGCTCAAGAGCCCGATCCTTGCGCTTGAGAGGGTGCCGACCAATGAGGTCAATCGTTATGGCATTATCAGCGGCACGAAGGAGCGGGACAATGTCTTCAGAATCAACAGTCTTGTTGAAAAACCCGATCCTGAAAAAGCGCCGTCCAATATGGCTATTATCGGGCGGTATATCCTGACCCCTGACATATTTGATATCCTCGCTAAAGCCAGGCCGGGCAAAGGCGGGGAGATCCAGTTAACGGATGCGATCAATCTGCTCCTGCAGAAGAGGCCGGTATACGGGTATCTTTTTGAGGGGCGCCGGTATGATGCGGGCGACAAGCTTGGTTATCTTAAGGCGACCGTGGACTTTGCCCTCAAAAATAAGGAGCTTGCAAAGGATTTCGGAAAGTATCTGCTGGAAGTTGCGAAGAAGCTCAAACATTAA
- a CDS encoding sulfurtransferase TusA family protein, which yields MPDVVLDVTSLPCPLPVLKTKKAIDSMQPGQLLEVSTKDAAAKTDVVYLVQRLKLELVDISEEDGISRITIKK from the coding sequence ATGCCGGACGTTGTTCTCGATGTTACAAGTCTGCCCTGTCCCCTGCCGGTGCTGAAGACCAAAAAGGCGATCGACAGCATGCAGCCCGGTCAATTGCTTGAAGTCAGCACCAAAGATGCTGCGGCAAAGACCGACGTTGTCTATCTTGTGCAGAGGCTGAAGCTGGAGTTGGTCGATATCAGCGAAGAGGACGGTATCAGCAGGATAACGATAAAAAAATAG
- a CDS encoding citramalate synthase — MRKIEIYDTTLRDGAQSEDVSFSLEDKLRITERLDDLGVQFIEGGYPGSNPRDIDYFKKAAKLKLVNAKLVAFGSTHRPKKKASRDETLKALLDAKTPVITIFGKTWDFHVREALKVPLKENLEIIFDSVAYLKKHADKVFFDAEHFFDGYRTNPDYALKCLDAAQDAGADCLVLCDTNGGCTPTLIKEIVRKMKKHCTAPLGIHVHNDSDCAVANSIVSVEEGVTQVQGTINGLGERCGNANLISIIPNIQVKLGMRCISDDQLAKLRDVSRFVTEIANLRHFKRQPYTGDSAFAHKAGMHVSAIRKRPETYEHIRPELVGNSQRILISDLAGRANILRKAEECGIRLTSESTQLQDIITQLKDLESQGFQFEGAEASFELLMKKALGLHKRFFDLIGFRVIIEKRKEGEEPLSEATIMVKVSGHTEHTAATGRGPVNALDNALRKALEKFYPTLRDVKLLDYKVRVLTAGKGTTARVRVLVESGDKDNRWGTVGVSENIIEASYQAIVDGIEYKLLKEER; from the coding sequence ATGCGCAAAATCGAAATATACGATACCACATTGAGGGACGGCGCCCAGTCAGAGGATGTCTCTTTTTCCCTGGAGGACAAGCTCAGGATTACCGAGAGGCTTGACGATCTCGGTGTTCAGTTCATCGAGGGAGGGTATCCCGGATCAAATCCCCGTGACATTGATTATTTCAAGAAAGCGGCGAAATTAAAACTGGTCAATGCAAAGCTGGTTGCCTTTGGCAGCACGCACCGGCCAAAGAAAAAAGCCTCCAGGGATGAAACACTCAAGGCCCTTCTGGATGCAAAGACCCCGGTCATAACCATTTTCGGAAAGACCTGGGACTTCCATGTCAGAGAGGCACTGAAAGTCCCGCTTAAAGAGAATCTGGAGATTATTTTTGATTCCGTAGCCTATCTGAAAAAACATGCTGACAAGGTCTTCTTTGACGCAGAGCATTTTTTTGACGGGTACAGGACTAACCCTGACTATGCGCTGAAATGCCTCGATGCTGCCCAGGATGCGGGCGCAGACTGTCTGGTGCTCTGTGATACGAATGGCGGCTGCACGCCGACGCTTATCAAAGAGATTGTCAGAAAGATGAAGAAGCATTGCACTGCTCCCCTCGGCATTCATGTGCATAATGACAGTGACTGCGCGGTCGCCAACTCGATCGTTTCTGTTGAAGAGGGCGTGACTCAGGTGCAGGGCACGATCAACGGCCTTGGCGAGCGCTGCGGCAATGCGAACCTTATATCGATCATTCCGAATATTCAGGTCAAGCTCGGCATGCGCTGTATCAGCGACGATCAGCTTGCAAAGCTTCGGGACGTGTCCCGGTTTGTGACCGAGATCGCCAACCTCAGACATTTCAAGCGCCAGCCGTACACCGGCGACAGCGCGTTTGCGCATAAGGCGGGCATGCACGTGAGCGCCATACGCAAGCGTCCCGAGACCTATGAGCATATCAGGCCGGAGCTTGTAGGTAATTCGCAGCGCATTCTCATATCTGATCTTGCCGGGCGGGCGAATATCCTGCGAAAGGCAGAAGAATGCGGCATCAGGCTCACCAGTGAATCAACGCAGCTTCAGGACATCATTACACAGCTCAAGGATCTTGAGAGCCAGGGTTTTCAGTTCGAGGGGGCAGAGGCTTCTTTTGAACTGCTCATGAAGAAGGCGCTCGGTCTTCATAAACGGTTCTTCGACCTGATCGGCTTCAGGGTGATCATTGAGAAGAGAAAAGAAGGTGAGGAGCCGCTGAGCGAGGCGACGATCATGGTGAAGGTGAGCGGTCATACGGAACACACTGCTGCCACAGGCAGGGGCCCGGTCAATGCACTTGACAATGCGCTCCGCAAGGCGCTGGAGAAATTCTATCCCACGCTCAGGGATGTGAAGCTCCTCGACTACAAGGTCCGCGTACTCACTGCCGGCAAGGGCACTACTGCACGGGTTCGCGTTCTTGTTGAATCGGGAGATAAAGATAACCGCTGGGGCACGGTCGGAGTATCTGAAAATATCATTGAGGCGTCCTACCAGGCTATCGTCGACGGTATTGAATACAAGCTCCTTAAAGAAGAACGCTGA